The proteins below are encoded in one region of Amycolatopsis acidiphila:
- a CDS encoding tetratricopeptide repeat protein produces the protein MIVLSGLTGVGKTALALSALSRWSKRFSDGQLYADLTHPAEAAPAEILGQFLRALGVPADQIPQAEAERAALWRTISAHRRLALLLEAPASSAQVRMLLPTSPHSLAVVTSQRPLRGLMADGAHLISVESLDADGSLELLRQHLGAELVAAHGDPARELAELCGGLPLALTVAAAHAAARPHRALSYTVTTLRRAHNRLEYLSMNDDLSAQASFNTAYESLSEPAAGVYRALGLTPGQGFSVELAAAAIDTDLGTAEDLLRELLDASLLTEFDADRYRFHDLVHEHARHAAEEHDLPEDRAATQERILRWFLHTARAAASTVMPARRELDYRFFSSSPPYFLPFDIEDYNTALAWLDRERRNLGAAVGEAAPLGQPELAILLADAMQPLAIIHKDNGHTIAVDEIALIAAQATGDVAATNTIRKRLARAYAGQGDVQRAQGHVDQALRDTSEAGDRRGYASALKSLAILHVATGNLEAAEDCFLEVVQILRDLGRSRAEGLALINLGDALVQLDRAAEATEHLERARI, from the coding sequence GTGATCGTGCTCAGCGGCCTGACGGGGGTCGGTAAGACCGCACTGGCATTGTCGGCGCTCTCACGCTGGTCGAAGCGCTTTTCCGACGGGCAGCTGTATGCCGATCTCACCCATCCCGCCGAAGCCGCGCCGGCCGAGATACTCGGACAGTTCCTCCGTGCTCTGGGTGTCCCTGCGGACCAAATTCCCCAAGCCGAGGCCGAACGTGCCGCGCTGTGGCGCACGATCAGCGCACACCGCCGCCTCGCCCTGCTTCTGGAAGCACCCGCCTCCAGCGCGCAGGTGCGCATGCTGCTGCCCACTTCGCCGCACAGCCTCGCCGTGGTCACCAGTCAGCGCCCATTGCGCGGCCTGATGGCCGATGGTGCACACCTGATCTCGGTCGAGTCCCTTGATGCCGACGGGTCGCTGGAACTCCTGCGTCAGCACCTCGGTGCGGAACTTGTTGCCGCGCATGGCGACCCGGCTCGTGAGCTGGCAGAGCTATGCGGCGGCTTGCCGTTGGCGTTGACGGTGGCCGCGGCGCACGCCGCGGCCCGTCCCCACCGCGCCCTGTCCTACACCGTGACCACGTTGCGCCGCGCCCATAACCGATTGGAGTACCTGTCGATGAACGATGACCTGTCGGCCCAGGCCAGTTTCAACACGGCCTACGAGAGCCTCTCCGAACCCGCTGCCGGCGTGTACCGGGCGTTGGGCCTGACCCCCGGCCAAGGATTCTCGGTGGAGCTGGCCGCAGCAGCGATCGACACCGATCTCGGCACGGCCGAGGACCTCCTTCGCGAACTGCTTGATGCCAGTCTGCTCACCGAGTTCGACGCGGACCGGTACCGCTTTCACGACCTGGTTCACGAACACGCTCGCCATGCGGCCGAAGAACACGATCTCCCAGAGGACCGCGCCGCCACCCAGGAACGGATTCTGCGCTGGTTCCTCCACACCGCCAGGGCTGCCGCGTCCACCGTCATGCCGGCACGCCGCGAACTCGACTATCGGTTCTTCTCCAGCTCGCCCCCGTACTTCCTGCCGTTCGACATCGAGGACTACAACACGGCGCTCGCATGGCTGGACCGCGAACGTCGCAACCTTGGCGCCGCCGTAGGCGAAGCCGCGCCCCTCGGCCAGCCGGAGCTCGCAATTCTTCTCGCCGACGCGATGCAGCCGCTCGCCATCATCCACAAGGACAATGGCCACACCATCGCGGTGGACGAGATCGCCCTCATCGCGGCCCAGGCCACCGGTGACGTCGCTGCGACCAACACCATCCGGAAGCGCCTGGCCCGCGCCTACGCCGGACAGGGGGATGTCCAGCGGGCGCAAGGTCACGTCGACCAGGCGTTGCGGGACACGAGCGAAGCCGGAGATCGGCGCGGCTATGCCAGCGCGCTGAAAAGCCTGGCCATCCTGCACGTAGCCACCGGGAATCTAGAGGCGGCCGAGGACTGCTTCCTGGAGGTCGTCCAAATCCTGCGGGACCTCGGACGGTCGCGTGCCGAGGGCTTGGCGCTGATCAACCTCGGGGACGCCTTGGTTCAGCTCGACCGGGCCGCCGAGGCCACCGAGCATCTGGAACGCGCCCGCATTTGA
- a CDS encoding transposase: protein MAAPKKYPDELRERAVRLYRESDPKPVIRRLAEQLGVHHEALRNWIRQDEADRGERHDRSSTDMVEENRRLKRENAELRRVNEVLRAASAYFASVIAPTRRTS, encoded by the coding sequence GTGGCTGCCCCTAAGAAGTACCCGGATGAGCTGCGGGAACGGGCCGTGCGGTTGTATCGGGAGTCCGATCCCAAGCCGGTGATCCGCCGGTTGGCCGAGCAGTTGGGCGTTCATCACGAGGCCCTGCGGAACTGGATCCGCCAGGACGAGGCCGACCGCGGCGAGCGGCATGATCGGTCGAGCACCGACATGGTCGAGGAGAACCGGCGGCTCAAGCGGGAGAACGCTGAGCTGCGGCGGGTCAACGAGGTGCTGCGAGCAGCCAGCGCTTATTTCGCCTCCGTGATCGCCCCGACCCGGAGGACGTCATGA